One Pasteurella dagmatis DNA segment encodes these proteins:
- the ftsN gene encoding cell division protein FtsN, which yields MARRNHPARGGSKKKKGTSKTVLFLIAGAVIVVFALVLFFMKEKAPEVVVPKVEKTAPKSVLPNRPEEVWSYIQALETRTVPVDDNAKNLDKNMRLTEEQKKILLAMEKEQKEAEQARLKQQEERQKAEEMAKKEAALSTPKAPETPKQTKPQNTPATVVEAKASESKKVDIVKEVPKTETPKAEVVKKVEKPVEKPAENPAPIKTTTNGRQYGLQCGAFKNKAQADNLQARLALTGLNARVNSSAEWNRVVVGPLGDRASAVRAQEKAKSVINCVVIGM from the coding sequence GTGGCAAGACGCAATCATCCCGCAAGAGGCGGTAGTAAAAAGAAGAAAGGAACAAGTAAAACAGTGCTATTTTTAATTGCAGGTGCTGTGATTGTTGTTTTTGCTTTGGTGTTATTTTTTATGAAAGAAAAAGCACCAGAAGTCGTTGTTCCTAAGGTAGAGAAAACAGCACCGAAAAGCGTATTACCAAATCGTCCAGAAGAAGTGTGGAGTTATATTCAGGCTTTAGAAACTCGCACGGTACCAGTAGATGATAATGCAAAAAATTTAGATAAAAATATGCGCTTAACCGAAGAACAAAAGAAAATTTTGTTAGCAATGGAAAAAGAGCAAAAAGAAGCAGAACAAGCGCGCTTGAAACAACAGGAAGAACGTCAGAAAGCAGAAGAAATGGCGAAGAAAGAAGCCGCACTTTCTACACCTAAAGCTCCTGAAACACCAAAACAAACTAAACCACAAAATACACCGGCAACGGTTGTCGAAGCGAAAGCAAGCGAGTCGAAAAAAGTGGACATTGTAAAAGAAGTGCCAAAAACAGAAACGCCAAAAGCAGAAGTCGTGAAAAAAGTGGAAAAGCCGGTAGAGAAACCTGCTGAAAATCCAGCGCCAATAAAAACGACAACGAACGGAAGACAATATGGTTTGCAATGTGGTGCGTTTAAAAATAAAGCGCAAGCTGATAATTTACAAGCACGCCTTGCTTTAACGGGCTTAAATGCTCGAGTCAATTCAAGTGCCGAATGGAACCGAGTTGTCGTGGGGCCTTTGGGCGATAGAGCCTCTGCGGTTCGAGCGCAAGAAAAAGCAAAATCAGTGATAAATTGTGTTGTTATCGGCATGTAA
- a CDS encoding TetR/AcrR family transcriptional regulator: MRQSDTDMTEHIFTAIDHLMAKDGLHNLSMHKIAKAANISPGTIYIYFKCKEELLEQFARQVFARFQRELEKNYDESQSLFGQYRQMWWNIWHFLGENPNIILNMHQYQSLPGFDKVIREWDRSHWTLFCEKGQKLGVLCDLPSNILFSLGLESAMKIAWKQIYFKESFSEGLLESVIQCSWRAMQK; encoded by the coding sequence ATGCGTCAATCTGATACAGATATGACCGAGCATATTTTTACGGCAATAGATCATCTGATGGCGAAAGATGGTTTACATAATTTGTCGATGCATAAAATTGCAAAGGCAGCCAATATTTCGCCAGGTACAATTTATATTTATTTTAAATGTAAAGAAGAATTGCTAGAACAATTTGCTCGGCAAGTATTTGCACGTTTTCAGCGTGAATTAGAAAAGAATTATGACGAAAGTCAGTCACTTTTCGGACAATATCGTCAAATGTGGTGGAACATTTGGCATTTTTTAGGTGAAAACCCAAATATTATATTGAATATGCATCAATATCAGTCCTTACCGGGATTTGATAAGGTGATAAGAGAGTGGGATCGTAGCCACTGGACATTATTCTGTGAAAAAGGGCAGAAACTCGGTGTGTTATGTGATTTACCAAGTAATATTCTCTTTTCTTTAGGGTTAGAAAGTGCGATGAAAATTGCGTGGAAACAAATCTATTTTAAAGAATCGTTTTCTGAAGGATTACTGGAGTCGGTAATTCAATGCTCTTGGCGAGCAATGCAAAAATAG
- the acrA gene encoding multidrug efflux RND transporter periplasmic adaptor subunit AcrA: MSGTQANQPKRSHSVMMKIILGIIVFLFAVVIVFNVIKGKMIEKAIAGMGEKIYPVTAMTIQPQQWTPVIETTGLVRPNQGAMLSSQTSGTVSEVLVQSGQEVKKGDILVVLDSSVEQSNLRASLAQLSSVKATYQRYLNLYKTKSVSQQELDNAKAAYEALESNIAALKAGIARRQIVAPFDGKTGIVKVNVGQYVNPGFEIVRVEDTSSMKIDFALSQTQLENLYIGQKVTATADARSGETFAAKITAIEPAISSTTGLIDVQATFDVEDGRKLLSGMFTRLRVALATEYDQVVVPQVAVSYNMYGEIAYVLIPLSDEDREALSHRKDFDPNNLDKTYRAKQITVFTKDRQGIYAQLKGDDVKVGDKIVTGGQQNLSNGSLVIVADKAGVGTQQPAKKNNL, translated from the coding sequence ATGAGTGGGACTCAAGCAAATCAACCTAAACGATCTCATTCGGTGATGATGAAAATCATTTTAGGGATCATTGTATTTTTATTTGCAGTGGTGATCGTTTTCAATGTGATCAAAGGGAAAATGATTGAGAAAGCCATTGCTGGAATGGGAGAAAAAATTTATCCCGTAACGGCGATGACAATTCAACCACAACAATGGACACCTGTGATTGAAACAACGGGCTTGGTGCGACCAAATCAGGGCGCAATGTTAAGCTCGCAAACATCAGGTACTGTGAGCGAAGTGTTAGTGCAATCTGGTCAAGAAGTTAAAAAAGGTGACATCTTAGTGGTGTTAGATAGTTCAGTAGAACAATCTAACTTACGTGCGTCGCTTGCACAATTATCTTCTGTCAAAGCGACTTATCAACGCTATTTGAATTTGTATAAAACCAAAAGCGTTTCTCAACAAGAACTAGATAACGCAAAAGCGGCTTATGAAGCATTAGAGTCTAATATCGCTGCATTAAAAGCGGGGATTGCTCGTCGCCAAATTGTTGCCCCCTTTGATGGTAAAACTGGTATTGTGAAAGTCAACGTTGGGCAATATGTAAATCCAGGTTTTGAGATTGTGCGTGTTGAAGACACAAGTAGTATGAAGATTGATTTTGCACTTTCTCAAACTCAATTAGAAAACTTATACATTGGTCAAAAAGTCACCGCAACTGCGGATGCAAGAAGTGGTGAAACCTTTGCAGCAAAAATTACAGCGATTGAGCCCGCAATCAGCTCAACAACTGGTTTAATTGATGTGCAAGCGACTTTTGATGTAGAAGATGGCCGTAAATTGTTGTCTGGAATGTTCACACGTTTGCGTGTGGCATTAGCTACAGAATATGACCAAGTTGTCGTGCCACAAGTGGCGGTTAGTTACAATATGTATGGTGAAATTGCTTATGTATTGATACCTCTTTCAGACGAAGATCGTGAAGCATTAAGTCATCGTAAAGATTTTGACCCTAACAATTTAGACAAAACGTATCGTGCAAAACAAATCACCGTATTTACTAAAGATCGCCAAGGCATTTATGCACAGTTAAAAGGCGATGACGTGAAAGTTGGCGATAAAATTGTGACAGGTGGTCAACAAAATTTAAGTAATGGTAGCTTAGTTATCGTGGCTGACAAAGCTGGCGTAGGTACACAACAACCTGCGAAGAAAAATAACCTATAA
- a CDS encoding GAF domain-containing protein, translating into MNYSLLLKQLEQILETETYIISRMANTSAFIYEHMPDLNWVGFYIVKDGVLKVGPFQGKVACSDIGFGKGVCGYTWKTGTTTVVEDVHQFDGHIACDSASQSEVVVPIFKDGEMIAELDVDSPRLARFSAEDVEFLEKCAALI; encoded by the coding sequence ATGAATTATTCATTATTACTCAAACAATTAGAGCAAATTTTAGAGACTGAAACTTATATTATTTCAAGAATGGCAAACACCTCCGCATTTATTTATGAACATATGCCAGACTTGAACTGGGTTGGCTTTTATATTGTGAAAGACGGCGTGTTAAAAGTAGGTCCATTCCAAGGGAAAGTGGCTTGTTCAGATATCGGCTTTGGCAAAGGCGTGTGTGGCTATACGTGGAAAACTGGCACAACAACGGTGGTGGAAGATGTGCATCAATTTGATGGGCATATTGCTTGTGATAGCGCATCACAGTCAGAAGTTGTTGTTCCGATTTTTAAAGACGGTGAAATGATTGCAGAGTTAGATGTAGATTCACCTCGTTTAGCGCGTTTTTCAGCGGAAGATGTAGAATTTTTAGAAAAATGTGCCGCACTTATCTGA